A region of Paenibacillus sp. JNUCC-31 DNA encodes the following proteins:
- the ebgA gene encoding beta-galactosidase subunit alpha — protein MTVMNIGRDWDNLSVLERNRAKSRSYFIPHSNKEDALSYDRGSSPWFKSLNGIWKFQFAEGPELAPPDFHQNEYDTSGWDDIPVPGHWQLQGYGNPHYTDLYYPFPVDPPHVPNDNPTGSYVREFTLPDHWDGRVVSLKFDGVDSAFHVWLNGSFVGYSQGSRLTSEFDLTPYLQAGVNRLAVRVYQWSDGSYLEDQDMWWMSGIFRDVYLVSEPSALRITDYRIVTELDTEFTNAVLSVRLDLNGEEVQGKIQLQLLNKIGAQILSAEKNVNHPSSVEFNLPVAKPSLWNAESPYLYHLIISLVDSKNQVIETIAQRVGFRRVEVRDGQFLVNGVAILLKGVNRHDHHPDTGRTVTVSTMREDILMMKQHNINAVRTAHYPNDPRFYDLCDEYGLYVMEETDLETHGFEPLGNISRLSDDPAWKDAYVDRIRRMVERDKNHPSVIFWSLGNESGFGCNFRAMSEWCKANDSTRLIHYEEDREAEVCDVVSTMYSSVEKMEGFGQLTDHPKPHILCEFAHAMGNGPGGLRAYFDTFDTYRRLQGGFVWEWIDHGLSKKLIDGKVDYAYGGDYGDVPNNSNFVIDGLVRPDRTPSPGLIEYKKIIEPVRVTMIDAGKIRVTNRYDFVTLDHLQVHYSVTADGRTVNSGVLVLPQISPGDSADVLIPNLDLTDQQSIHFEPGTEMWLNVGFTLAADCAWAEQGHEVAWAQFALPSHSSSATSSISQMSVEQKLSVTEEGRELVIANDSFRISFDRLRAGFTSLRLNGKELIQHGPRLNFWRAPIDNDMYVLPDWRKAHLDRLTERIDNFRWEQLDETSVRVIWTSRIAPPVHDWGFRCETSYTVTASGLIMMDVKGMPEGTPPAMLPKIGLQMEVPGDMDHVKWYGRGPGESYSDSREAGRFSVYQNSVDGLFTSYIYPQENGNRTDVRWMSIVDGAGIGLLAAGAPTLDFSARRYTDGDLEKAQHMSDLAPRDFITLNLDYRQNGLGSNSCGPAQSPENTVKPEAFRFRILLQAYMAEDSSPERLSRRMSTEAKQYEMEEDQHA, from the coding sequence ATGACTGTTATGAACATTGGGCGCGACTGGGATAACCTCAGCGTGCTGGAGAGAAACCGCGCGAAGAGTCGCTCCTATTTTATTCCTCACTCCAATAAAGAAGATGCTCTGAGCTATGACAGAGGAAGCTCTCCGTGGTTCAAATCGTTGAACGGCATTTGGAAATTTCAATTCGCTGAGGGGCCTGAGCTGGCCCCCCCGGATTTTCATCAAAATGAATACGACACCTCGGGTTGGGATGATATCCCTGTCCCTGGCCATTGGCAGTTGCAAGGCTACGGAAATCCGCATTACACGGACCTGTACTACCCATTTCCTGTCGATCCTCCTCATGTACCTAATGATAATCCAACGGGTAGCTACGTAAGGGAATTCACGCTGCCAGACCATTGGGACGGAAGAGTTGTTTCACTTAAGTTTGACGGTGTAGATAGCGCATTTCATGTATGGCTGAATGGTTCGTTTGTCGGGTACAGTCAAGGCAGTCGCCTGACATCGGAATTTGATCTGACCCCTTACCTGCAGGCGGGAGTTAACCGATTGGCAGTCCGGGTTTACCAGTGGTCTGACGGTAGTTATTTGGAGGATCAGGATATGTGGTGGATGAGTGGCATTTTCCGGGATGTCTATCTGGTTTCCGAGCCTTCAGCGTTACGCATTACAGATTACCGAATCGTAACAGAGCTAGATACAGAGTTTACGAATGCGGTACTGTCGGTCCGATTAGACCTGAATGGAGAAGAAGTTCAGGGCAAAATACAGTTGCAACTGCTGAATAAAATTGGAGCGCAGATCCTGTCTGCTGAGAAAAATGTAAATCATCCTTCAAGTGTTGAGTTCAACCTGCCTGTGGCGAAGCCTTCCTTATGGAATGCCGAATCTCCTTATTTATATCATCTGATCATTTCATTGGTTGACTCGAAGAATCAAGTTATAGAAACGATTGCCCAACGAGTCGGGTTCCGCCGTGTGGAGGTCAGGGATGGACAGTTCTTGGTTAATGGCGTAGCGATTCTTCTCAAAGGCGTGAACCGACATGACCATCATCCAGATACAGGACGAACCGTTACGGTATCCACCATGCGCGAAGATATCCTAATGATGAAGCAGCACAATATCAATGCGGTGCGGACGGCACATTATCCGAACGACCCGCGGTTCTATGATCTATGTGATGAGTATGGGTTATACGTTATGGAGGAGACGGACCTGGAAACGCACGGCTTTGAGCCGCTGGGCAATATTTCACGTCTTAGCGACGACCCGGCTTGGAAGGATGCCTATGTGGACCGTATCCGACGTATGGTGGAACGCGACAAGAATCACCCTTCCGTAATTTTCTGGTCGCTTGGCAATGAATCGGGCTTCGGCTGCAATTTCCGTGCGATGTCTGAGTGGTGCAAAGCCAATGATTCCACACGACTTATTCATTATGAAGAGGACCGTGAAGCGGAAGTATGTGATGTGGTGAGCACGATGTATTCTTCCGTGGAGAAGATGGAAGGTTTCGGCCAGCTAACGGATCATCCGAAGCCACATATTCTATGCGAATTTGCTCATGCAATGGGCAATGGACCCGGAGGGTTACGGGCGTATTTTGACACATTTGATACTTATCGGCGCCTTCAAGGCGGCTTTGTGTGGGAATGGATCGATCATGGACTTAGCAAAAAATTAATCGATGGCAAGGTTGACTATGCTTACGGCGGCGATTACGGTGATGTACCGAATAACAGTAATTTTGTTATTGACGGGCTGGTTCGTCCAGACCGTACCCCCTCTCCGGGACTCATTGAATATAAGAAAATCATCGAACCCGTCAGGGTCACAATGATAGATGCAGGAAAGATTCGCGTAACAAACCGTTATGATTTCGTGACACTGGATCATCTACAGGTCCACTACAGTGTCACGGCTGATGGACGAACCGTTAACAGTGGTGTACTCGTACTTCCGCAGATTAGTCCGGGTGATAGCGCGGACGTATTGATTCCAAATTTGGATTTGACAGATCAACAGTCGATTCATTTTGAGCCGGGTACAGAGATGTGGCTGAATGTCGGATTTACGCTGGCAGCAGACTGCGCTTGGGCGGAGCAAGGGCATGAGGTAGCTTGGGCACAGTTTGCACTGCCGAGTCATTCAAGCTCAGCCACATCTTCCATATCGCAGATGTCTGTAGAGCAGAAATTGTCAGTTACCGAAGAAGGACGCGAGCTAGTCATTGCGAATGACAGTTTCCGTATTTCATTTGACCGTCTACGTGCAGGGTTTACGTCCCTTCGCCTGAACGGAAAGGAGCTCATTCAACATGGACCCCGACTCAATTTCTGGCGCGCACCGATTGATAACGACATGTATGTGCTCCCAGATTGGCGCAAGGCACACCTCGATCGACTGACAGAGCGGATAGACAATTTTCGGTGGGAGCAGCTGGACGAAACGTCAGTACGTGTTATCTGGACTTCTCGCATAGCACCACCCGTCCACGATTGGGGCTTCCGATGTGAAACGTCCTATACGGTAACTGCAAGTGGACTAATCATGATGGATGTGAAGGGAATGCCAGAGGGAACACCACCTGCTATGCTCCCGAAAATCGGTCTTCAGATGGAAGTGCCCGGTGATATGGACCATGTGAAATGGTATGGGCGCGGGCCGGGTGAGAGCTATTCGGATAGCCGGGAGGCCGGACGTTTCAGCGTATACCAGAACAGTGTAGATGGATTGTTCACATCGTATATCTACCCTCAAGAGAACGGAAATCGGACAGATGTAAGGTGGATGTCGATAGTCGATGGAGCAGGAATCGGTCTGCTGGCGGCAGGAGCGCCAACGCTAGATTTCAGCGCTAGACGTTACACAGATGGTGATCTGGAGAAGGCCCAGCATATGAGTGATTTGGCACCTCGAGATTTCATCACACTGAATCTGGATTACCGACAGAATGGGCTGGGAAGTAACAGCTGTGGCCCAGCACAGTCCCCTGAAAATACAGTTAAGCCAGAAGCGTTCCGGTTCCGCATCTTGCTCCAGGCTTATATGGCAGAGGATAGCTCTCCTGAACGGCTGAGCCGCCGAATGAGTACAGAAGCGAAGCAATATGAAATGGAGGAAGATCAACATGCTTAA
- the cidR gene encoding cidABC operon transcriptional activator CidR — MDIRHLQYFLEVARQQSFTKAAEVLFITQPTISKTVKSLEDELGVTLLDRYGKKVALTDAGHVFFRQALEIEKSFRSLSSELDDLMNLKKGHLRIGLPPMVGSSFFPMIIGEFHKAYPQVTIQLFEDGAKKVEADVISGALDIGVAVLPTVDELVDHFVFVKEKLNLLVHPSHPLADRESVALRELEHDSFVLFREDFALHDRIIVACQHEGFQPRVVYESSQWDLLSAMVAANLGVALLPETICREVDHMRVRIIPVVEPVIPWQLGMIWRKDRYLSFATREWIGFTQSMLSE, encoded by the coding sequence ATGGATATCCGCCATTTGCAATATTTTCTGGAAGTTGCTCGGCAACAAAGTTTTACCAAAGCGGCCGAAGTGCTGTTCATTACACAACCGACGATTAGCAAAACGGTTAAAAGCCTAGAAGACGAACTGGGTGTAACCCTATTGGATCGTTATGGGAAGAAGGTAGCGTTAACGGATGCTGGGCATGTTTTTTTCCGGCAAGCGCTGGAGATTGAAAAGTCATTTCGCAGCCTGTCGTCCGAGCTGGACGATCTGATGAATCTGAAGAAAGGGCATCTGCGGATCGGTTTGCCTCCGATGGTGGGGTCCAGCTTTTTCCCGATGATTATTGGTGAGTTTCACAAAGCCTATCCGCAGGTGACCATTCAGTTGTTCGAGGATGGTGCCAAAAAAGTGGAGGCAGATGTTATCAGTGGTGCACTGGATATTGGGGTTGCCGTATTGCCAACGGTGGATGAACTGGTAGATCATTTTGTTTTTGTGAAAGAGAAGCTGAATCTGCTTGTCCACCCTTCGCACCCACTTGCGGATAGAGAGTCGGTCGCGCTGCGTGAACTGGAACATGATTCATTTGTGCTGTTCCGGGAAGATTTTGCGCTGCATGACCGGATCATTGTTGCCTGTCAGCATGAAGGATTTCAGCCCAGGGTAGTATATGAGAGCTCCCAGTGGGACCTGCTCAGTGCAATGGTAGCGGCCAATCTGGGGGTGGCATTGCTGCCAGAGACGATATGCCGTGAGGTCGATCATATGCGTGTGCGCATTATACCCGTGGTGGAGCCTGTGATTCCCTGGCAGCTTGGCATGATCTGGCGGAAGGATCGCTATCTGTCTTTTGCCACCAGAGAATGGATCGGCTTCACACAGTCCATGCTGAGCGAATAA
- the gcvPA gene encoding aminomethyl-transferring glycine dehydrogenase subunit GcvPA, translating into MADNRTYAHPYIPNTVPEVRDAMLKEIGLTSMEQLHDAIPDSLKLQREMDLPPAMNEYELRRHIDGLLAKNKHSGDYLNFLGAGCWQHFIPAVCDEINQRSEFVTAYAGEPYEDHGRFQALFEYQSLLAELVDMDVVNVPTFDWAQAASTAIRMAGRITGRKTVLLPRSVDPDKAAIIRNYCTPVMDLQYVDIDQVTGRMDLNDLRSKLSDDTAAIYFENPGYLGIIEDQGAEISELAHKINAVSIVGVDPISLGVLEPPGRYGADIICGDLQPLGMHMNFGGGQAGFIATRDEEKYVMEYPSRLFGIVPTEVDGEYGFGDVAYERTSFALREKGKESVGTQTALWGITAGVYLALLGPVGMHEVGSTIIQKSHYAAKQISRIPGVSLRFEKGTFFKEFVVDFNDTGLTVEEINHRLMDTGIFGGKDLSSSYPAWGQCALYCVTETHAQADLDRLVDALRSIVSTS; encoded by the coding sequence GTGGCTGACAACAGAACATATGCCCATCCCTATATTCCAAATACCGTTCCGGAGGTCCGGGACGCGATGCTGAAAGAAATTGGTTTAACATCTATGGAGCAACTCCATGATGCAATTCCTGACAGCCTGAAGCTGCAGCGGGAGATGGACCTACCGCCGGCCATGAACGAGTATGAACTGCGCCGACATATTGATGGACTGCTGGCGAAGAACAAGCACAGCGGAGATTATCTTAATTTTCTGGGTGCAGGATGCTGGCAGCATTTCATCCCGGCCGTATGCGACGAGATCAATCAACGTTCTGAATTCGTGACAGCCTATGCTGGTGAGCCTTATGAAGACCATGGTCGGTTCCAGGCCCTGTTCGAGTATCAGAGCCTGCTTGCCGAACTGGTGGATATGGATGTCGTGAATGTTCCAACCTTTGACTGGGCTCAGGCGGCTTCCACCGCGATCCGCATGGCAGGACGTATTACAGGGCGCAAAACCGTACTGCTCCCTCGTTCTGTAGATCCAGATAAGGCGGCAATTATTCGTAATTACTGCACCCCGGTCATGGATCTCCAGTATGTTGACATCGATCAGGTGACAGGACGAATGGATCTAAATGATCTGCGCAGCAAATTAAGTGACGATACGGCGGCGATATACTTTGAAAATCCCGGTTACCTTGGAATCATTGAGGATCAGGGAGCTGAGATATCTGAGCTGGCCCATAAAATAAATGCGGTATCTATTGTAGGTGTTGACCCCATATCCCTTGGAGTTCTGGAGCCTCCAGGTCGTTACGGGGCGGATATCATTTGCGGAGATTTACAGCCGCTAGGTATGCATATGAACTTTGGCGGTGGGCAGGCTGGCTTCATCGCAACACGTGATGAGGAAAAGTATGTCATGGAATACCCTTCTCGACTATTTGGCATCGTGCCAACCGAGGTGGATGGCGAATACGGCTTCGGAGATGTTGCCTATGAACGTACATCATTCGCTCTTCGGGAGAAAGGCAAGGAATCGGTAGGGACTCAGACGGCTTTATGGGGCATTACGGCAGGAGTATATTTGGCCCTCCTCGGTCCTGTTGGCATGCATGAGGTTGGCAGCACGATTATCCAGAAATCGCATTACGCTGCGAAGCAGATATCACGAATTCCAGGTGTGTCGCTTCGCTTCGAAAAGGGCACCTTTTTCAAAGAGTTTGTCGTTGATTTTAATGATACGGGTCTAACCGTTGAGGAGATCAACCACAGATTAATGGATACAGGGATTTTTGGAGGCAAAGATTTATCCTCATCCTACCCAGCGTGGGGTCAATGTGCGCTCTACTGCGTCACGGAAACGCATGCTCAGGCGGATTTGGACCGACTTGTCGATGCTCTTCGTTCCATTGTCAGCACATCATAG
- the gcvPB gene encoding aminomethyl-transferring glycine dehydrogenase subunit GcvPB yields MKRIRRDHKVRKFHQAKWDEPVIFELHRHGERGVIPPGTEAAVAAEAGSAEDSIPASMWRRNTPALPEIGQAKVLRHYLRLSQETLGSDMNVEIGQGTCTMKYIPRINEMLIRNPRMTELHPLQDVDSVQGMLEIFHNLDLAMREISGMDAFSFQPSSGTQALLAMASIVRAYHDARGEGEQRDEIITTIFSHPSQAATAAVKGYKIITLHPDEDGFPDLEKLKNVVSERTAGFVVANPEDTGIYNHRIREFTDVVHEAGGVCYYDQANANGLLGITRAKEAGFDMCFFNLHKTFAAPHMCGGPATGALGVTDALKSFLPGPLVEKEAGGRYILKDQTEVSIGKVRSFHGVAQTVLRSYAWIMSLGPDGLKDVAQVAVLNNNYLYHKIVQIRGASAPYVQGRRLEQVRYSWKQLTDETGVTTEDITRRMCDFGLHYWTSHHPYIVPQPFTLEPTESYSKEDLDEYIHALEHISNEAYTQPDIVKSAPHNSTVHRNDESSLDDPKQWCITWRAYLKKTQPELQEQH; encoded by the coding sequence ATGAAACGGATTCGCAGAGACCATAAGGTTCGTAAGTTTCACCAAGCGAAATGGGATGAGCCCGTTATCTTTGAACTTCATCGACACGGAGAGCGGGGCGTTATCCCGCCGGGGACGGAAGCAGCTGTAGCCGCTGAAGCAGGTAGCGCGGAAGACAGCATACCAGCGTCCATGTGGCGGCGCAATACGCCGGCTTTGCCAGAAATCGGTCAGGCCAAGGTACTGCGGCATTATCTGAGACTATCCCAGGAAACGTTGGGATCGGATATGAATGTGGAGATTGGTCAGGGAACCTGCACGATGAAATATATTCCCCGGATTAACGAAATGCTTATCCGCAATCCCCGTATGACCGAGCTTCATCCGCTACAGGATGTGGATTCTGTTCAGGGGATGCTGGAAATATTCCATAATCTCGATCTGGCCATGCGTGAGATTTCCGGTATGGATGCTTTCTCCTTTCAACCGAGTAGCGGAACCCAGGCACTTCTGGCTATGGCCTCCATCGTCCGTGCCTATCATGATGCGCGTGGTGAAGGTGAGCAGCGTGATGAGATCATTACAACCATCTTCTCTCATCCTTCCCAGGCCGCTACAGCTGCCGTCAAGGGATATAAGATTATTACGTTGCATCCAGACGAGGATGGATTCCCGGATCTTGAGAAGCTGAAGAACGTTGTCTCCGAGCGGACAGCCGGATTCGTTGTGGCTAATCCAGAGGACACAGGCATCTATAACCATCGTATCCGCGAATTTACGGATGTCGTGCACGAAGCTGGTGGTGTCTGCTATTATGATCAGGCTAACGCCAATGGCCTGCTCGGGATTACACGAGCGAAGGAAGCGGGTTTTGATATGTGCTTCTTCAATCTCCACAAAACCTTTGCTGCGCCCCATATGTGCGGCGGTCCTGCAACGGGTGCTCTCGGGGTGACGGATGCCCTGAAGAGTTTCCTGCCTGGGCCATTAGTGGAGAAGGAAGCGGGCGGACGGTATATCTTGAAAGATCAAACGGAAGTCAGCATAGGTAAAGTGCGCAGCTTTCACGGTGTAGCCCAGACCGTACTCCGCTCCTACGCCTGGATTATGAGTCTCGGACCGGACGGTCTGAAGGATGTCGCCCAGGTGGCAGTGCTGAATAACAACTATTTATATCATAAAATTGTTCAAATACGCGGAGCGAGTGCCCCGTATGTCCAAGGACGTCGTCTAGAACAGGTCCGCTACAGCTGGAAGCAGCTCACCGATGAAACTGGAGTGACGACGGAGGATATTACGCGGAGAATGTGCGACTTCGGCCTGCATTATTGGACCTCCCATCACCCATATATTGTTCCACAGCCGTTCACACTGGAGCCAACCGAATCCTATTCCAAGGAAGATCTCGACGAATATATCCATGCGCTGGAGCATATCTCGAACGAAGCCTATACACAGCCAGATATCGTCAAATCGGCTCCACACAACAGCACGGTGCACCGCAACGACGAATCATCTTTGGACGATCCGAAGCAGTGGTGTATTACCTGGCGTGCGTACCTGAAAAAAACACAGCCAGAACTTCAGGAACAACATTAG
- a CDS encoding SDR family NAD(P)-dependent oxidoreductase, giving the protein MLNTHDVLNLSGKVAVVTGGASGIGLATAELLASFGAHVALIDINEAAGNEAVASIRERGGQASFYCCNVTSAADCERTASEIESALGGIHILFNNAGVIRRKTVTELDERDWDLVLDVSLKGVFLLSKYVIPIMEQGGGGSIINTGSGWGLKGGDRAAAYCAAKAGVVNLTRAMAIDHGAANIRVNCVSPGDTDTPLLRDEAKQLQQDESAFLVASAGGRPLERLGTPHDIANAVLFLASDLSSWVTGSVLVVDGGGIA; this is encoded by the coding sequence ATGCTTAATACACATGACGTTTTGAATTTATCTGGCAAGGTAGCCGTCGTTACTGGCGGAGCATCAGGCATTGGGCTGGCCACCGCTGAGCTTCTGGCGAGCTTCGGGGCACATGTTGCCTTGATTGATATCAATGAAGCTGCGGGTAACGAGGCCGTCGCCAGTATCCGTGAACGGGGCGGTCAGGCCAGCTTTTACTGCTGCAACGTGACCTCTGCCGCAGACTGCGAACGCACAGCCTCAGAGATTGAATCAGCTCTTGGAGGGATTCACATCCTGTTCAATAACGCCGGGGTCATCCGCCGCAAAACGGTTACCGAGTTGGATGAAAGAGACTGGGATCTTGTACTGGACGTCTCACTCAAAGGTGTCTTCCTCCTCTCTAAATATGTAATTCCCATTATGGAGCAAGGCGGCGGCGGTAGCATCATTAATACAGGTTCAGGTTGGGGACTGAAAGGTGGTGACCGCGCAGCAGCTTATTGCGCAGCAAAGGCTGGCGTTGTCAATCTGACTCGTGCCATGGCTATCGACCATGGAGCGGCAAACATTCGAGTCAACTGTGTATCACCAGGGGATACGGATACACCGCTCTTGCGTGACGAAGCGAAGCAGCTACAACAAGATGAGTCAGCATTTCTGGTTGCCTCTGCAGGAGGCAGACCGTTGGAGCGTCTAGGTACACCGCATGATATCGCGAATGCTGTATTGTTCCTGGCGAGTGACTTGTCCTCATGGGTAACGGGCAGTGTGCTGGTCGTTGACGGAGGCGGAATTGCTTAG